In Lacrimispora indolis DSM 755, a genomic segment contains:
- a CDS encoding sugar ABC transporter substrate-binding protein: MKKKLAMVLAAAMVLSITACGSSGTSATTAAPATTEAKTEAAKTDQTTAAEKVENAQSTGSLAGKKIAVVRNLAAGDHTQQFLDGCVSEGKKFGWTVDTFVTDGDDAKAQETVAQVIAKDYQGIIVSHGQLSYSYDMLKPARDKGMEVVTFDTMPFKGGDASGELLSGVTSTAQNDQALAELSLGYMMKEFEAKGGKYPMKVLKTFMGPGIPPLDRRNEIYTKLEAEGKIQTLEVIAPSDSANARGDMTNKTAAILPKYPEGSVDAIWGCYDELAKGVLQALNDAGRTDIPMYTIDVSNDDIQLMVKNPDVWKSTAAVDPKLIGIVDARLLALKFMGEETPDYFNLNACNIETTQLTAQTTMSDLGSIIDGWGDAEDPKGALYTDAIKNNYVN; the protein is encoded by the coding sequence ATGAAAAAGAAGTTAGCAATGGTGCTTGCGGCAGCAATGGTACTGTCAATCACTGCATGCGGCAGCAGCGGCACATCCGCAACAACAGCTGCTCCGGCAACCACGGAAGCAAAGACGGAAGCTGCTAAGACCGATCAGACGACTGCGGCGGAGAAGGTAGAAAATGCCCAGTCCACAGGCTCTCTGGCAGGAAAGAAAATTGCCGTTGTGCGGAACCTTGCAGCAGGAGACCATACCCAGCAGTTCTTAGACGGCTGTGTATCGGAAGGCAAGAAATTTGGCTGGACCGTAGACACCTTTGTAACGGATGGCGATGATGCAAAGGCTCAGGAGACTGTAGCTCAGGTCATTGCAAAGGATTATCAGGGAATTATCGTATCTCACGGACAGCTGTCCTATTCCTACGACATGTTAAAGCCTGCCAGAGACAAGGGAATGGAAGTAGTAACCTTTGATACCATGCCATTTAAGGGCGGCGATGCAAGCGGTGAGCTTCTTTCCGGAGTAACCTCTACGGCTCAGAACGATCAGGCGCTGGCCGAGCTTTCTCTTGGTTACATGATGAAGGAATTTGAAGCAAAAGGCGGAAAATACCCGATGAAAGTTTTAAAGACCTTTATGGGCCCTGGAATCCCGCCTCTTGACAGACGTAACGAAATCTATACCAAGCTGGAAGCAGAAGGCAAGATCCAGACTCTGGAAGTGATTGCACCGTCTGATTCAGCTAATGCCCGCGGCGATATGACCAACAAGACAGCCGCTATTCTTCCAAAGTATCCGGAAGGTTCCGTAGATGCCATCTGGGGCTGCTATGATGAGCTGGCAAAGGGTGTTTTACAGGCATTAAACGATGCCGGACGTACGGATATTCCTATGTACACCATCGATGTATCCAACGACGACATTCAGTTAATGGTTAAGAATCCTGACGTATGGAAATCTACTGCAGCTGTTGATCCGAAGCTGATCGGCATTGTAGATGCCCGCCTTCTGGCTCTGAAATTTATGGGCGAAGAGACTCCTGATTACTTTAACTTAAATGCATGCAACATTGAAACAACTCAGCTTACTGCTCAGACCACCATGAGTGATTTGGGAAGTATCATTGATGGTTGGGGCGATGCCGAAGATCCAAAGGGCGCTTTATATACCGATGCGATCAAGAACAACTATGTAAATTAA
- a CDS encoding sugar ABC transporter ATP-binding protein — protein MTKVNLEMKDISIEFPGVKALDGVDFSLESGTIHALVGANGAGKSTLMKVLAGVNTHYTGQIYVGGEPVEIRCPKDAKNLGIEIVFQEVDTALIPYLSVAENVMFNTLVNKMGHKQIVHWKEIRQAAETVLKKLNVDVDINKQVSGLTLAQKQMVLIARCVAEKCRFLILDEPTAPLSNSETLELFRVVRELAKENVGVVFISHRLSELYEICESITIMRDGKLVTNLPLSKELEVNTLVEYMLGRSYEDNYIKKKCEIGGPLLEIESLMEKEGKVKNINMTVCKGEIVGVAGLVGAGKTELCKTLFSAYQQAGGTMKLNGKVIKAKGPTQAVKHGLALVPEERRKEGVLITDPVVSNISVAAMEKYTGWLSVVNKKKEKDDARNMIRGLGIKTPSENQIVALLSGGNQQKVVVGKWLNKDSEVYIFDEPTKGIDVGAKQDMYELIEGLAAKGKGVIYATCEFQEILSICDRIYVMYDGEIIKELNSADTNEKELLYYSTGGK, from the coding sequence ATGACCAAAGTAAATCTTGAAATGAAAGATATATCCATCGAATTTCCTGGAGTTAAGGCTTTGGATGGAGTTGATTTTAGTCTGGAAAGTGGTACGATTCATGCGCTCGTGGGTGCAAATGGCGCAGGTAAGTCCACCTTGATGAAAGTGCTTGCCGGTGTCAATACGCATTATACAGGACAAATTTACGTTGGAGGGGAACCGGTGGAAATCCGGTGCCCCAAAGACGCAAAAAATCTTGGAATAGAAATCGTGTTTCAGGAGGTCGACACCGCACTGATTCCCTATCTGTCTGTGGCTGAGAATGTCATGTTCAACACCCTGGTCAACAAAATGGGGCACAAACAGATCGTACACTGGAAAGAAATCAGGCAGGCAGCAGAAACGGTATTAAAAAAACTAAATGTAGATGTAGATATTAATAAACAGGTATCAGGACTTACTTTGGCACAAAAGCAAATGGTTCTCATTGCCAGATGCGTGGCGGAAAAGTGCAGGTTCCTGATTTTAGATGAGCCGACAGCCCCTCTTTCCAATTCCGAGACTCTGGAATTGTTCCGGGTGGTGCGGGAACTGGCAAAAGAGAATGTGGGAGTGGTGTTTATTTCCCACCGCTTAAGTGAGCTTTACGAAATCTGTGAAAGTATTACCATAATGAGAGACGGCAAACTGGTGACCAATCTGCCGCTTTCTAAGGAACTGGAAGTGAACACTCTTGTGGAATATATGTTAGGCCGCAGCTATGAGGATAATTACATCAAGAAAAAGTGCGAGATCGGCGGGCCGTTGCTTGAGATAGAAAGCCTTATGGAAAAAGAAGGAAAAGTAAAGAATATCAACATGACCGTCTGCAAAGGAGAAATTGTGGGAGTGGCAGGTCTGGTGGGTGCAGGAAAGACAGAGCTTTGCAAGACTTTGTTTTCTGCTTACCAGCAGGCAGGCGGCACCATGAAGCTTAACGGAAAAGTGATCAAGGCAAAAGGGCCGACTCAGGCTGTGAAGCATGGGCTGGCACTGGTGCCGGAGGAGAGGAGAAAAGAAGGCGTCCTGATCACGGATCCGGTTGTATCCAATATCTCCGTAGCTGCCATGGAAAAATATACGGGCTGGCTCTCTGTGGTGAATAAAAAGAAAGAAAAGGACGATGCCAGAAATATGATACGGGGCCTTGGGATCAAGACGCCATCGGAAAATCAGATCGTTGCGCTGCTGTCCGGCGGAAACCAGCAGAAGGTGGTCGTGGGAAAATGGCTTAACAAGGATTCAGAGGTCTATATTTTCGATGAGCCTACCAAGGGAATCGATGTGGGTGCCAAGCAGGACATGTACGAGCTGATTGAAGGCCTGGCAGCTAAGGGAAAAGGTGTTATATATGCCACCTGCGAATTCCAGGAAATATTAAGTATCTGCGACCGCATCTATGTGATGTATGACGGAGAAATCATCAAAGAATTAAACTCAGCGGATACAAACGAAAAAGAACTGCTTTATTATTCGACAGGAGGTAAATGA
- a CDS encoding HAD family hydrolase produces MGMKCAVSDFDRTLYIDGCISPENLEAIREWQEAGNLFIIATGRNETSIRGFLEKYSLKPDALILNNGALILDGTGEELFCRTIDDAAAKEVLRFLHGLGEEGSGVSMRRAKVNVLSGSGITTQKPCKEQVSIDQIDGLKEILQIHRRRQDKVWIRELCARLNARFPLISAYANVWNGDIVAKGVNKSAAVDLVSRHWGGFDEIRVIGDSANDIQMIRDYGGAALRRADPEVRAAAAMIVEDVAEYLSMP; encoded by the coding sequence ATGGGGATGAAATGTGCTGTAAGTGACTTTGACAGGACCTTGTATATAGACGGCTGTATCAGCCCTGAAAACTTAGAGGCAATTAGGGAGTGGCAGGAGGCAGGGAACCTGTTTATCATTGCGACTGGACGAAATGAGACCTCTATCCGTGGTTTTTTGGAGAAATACTCTTTAAAACCCGATGCTCTCATACTCAACAACGGCGCTTTGATTTTAGACGGAACAGGGGAAGAACTGTTTTGCAGAACCATAGACGATGCTGCGGCTAAGGAGGTGCTTCGGTTCCTCCATGGCCTTGGGGAGGAAGGGAGCGGCGTGTCCATGCGAAGGGCCAAGGTTAATGTCCTCTCAGGCTCCGGCATCACCACCCAGAAGCCCTGCAAGGAGCAGGTTTCCATAGACCAGATCGATGGTCTTAAGGAGATCCTTCAAATTCACAGACGCAGGCAGGATAAGGTGTGGATCAGAGAATTGTGTGCCCGGTTAAACGCCAGGTTCCCATTGATTTCCGCTTACGCAAACGTGTGGAATGGAGATATTGTGGCGAAAGGCGTAAATAAGTCGGCTGCAGTGGATTTGGTTTCAAGGCATTGGGGCGGATTTGATGAAATAAGGGTCATTGGTGACAGCGCCAATGACATACAAATGATAAGGGACTACGGAGGCGCCGCATTACGCCGGGCGGATCCGGAGGTTCGGGCTGCTGCCGCAATGATTGTGGAGGATGTGGCGGAATATTTATCAATGCCTTAA
- the nagA gene encoding N-acetylglucosamine-6-phosphate deacetylase, giving the protein MVLYSKHIILEHEEFDGFLEIEHGKIKALHKEFTGAYEDFSDYIILPGFIDIHIHGWATGSFWFEKSSGALREMCRTLPYAGVTSYLATSGADTISEIKRCIKAADDAFEAGFPGAEMLGVHLEGPFINPQYRGMQREECCILPRLEVMKEIYNSFRNKELCRYMTIAVEQEGAREVLEFCKSHGIQTSIGHSGATFSQIKEIKDAGVGGVTHMFSGMRGFHHREPGVAGAALYFDDMMCEFAKQTGMTVSHEAFDIAFRIKGSERIIMTTDCSGLAQTQTEFDHYVRKMKFIKAGDQVRIEHYDGRVEWLDPKDYQAVREIELSYIGSVQNMAKHTRVDWFDIMRMTSLNPARYIHVDDRKGSIAPGKDGDLTVVDSDLNLVSVFCRGKEMRDGDEMCCK; this is encoded by the coding sequence ATGGTACTTTATTCAAAACATATCATTCTTGAACATGAGGAATTTGACGGATTTTTAGAAATAGAACATGGAAAGATCAAAGCATTGCATAAGGAGTTTACAGGGGCATATGAGGATTTTTCCGATTACATCATCCTGCCCGGATTTATTGATATCCATATTCACGGCTGGGCCACAGGTTCTTTTTGGTTTGAAAAAAGTTCCGGAGCATTAAGGGAGATGTGCCGTACCCTTCCTTATGCCGGGGTCACTTCTTATCTGGCAACTTCAGGAGCAGATACCATATCAGAAATCAAGCGCTGTATCAAAGCTGCAGACGATGCCTTTGAAGCAGGTTTTCCAGGCGCTGAAATGCTGGGAGTCCATTTAGAAGGACCCTTTATCAATCCCCAATACCGGGGGATGCAGCGTGAGGAATGCTGTATTTTGCCAAGGCTTGAAGTGATGAAGGAAATTTACAACAGCTTTCGGAACAAGGAACTTTGCCGCTATATGACCATTGCCGTGGAACAGGAGGGGGCAAGAGAGGTGCTGGAATTCTGCAAAAGCCATGGGATACAGACTTCCATTGGCCACAGCGGAGCCACCTTCTCCCAGATTAAGGAGATAAAGGATGCCGGTGTGGGTGGAGTTACCCATATGTTCAGCGGAATGCGCGGATTCCATCACCGGGAACCGGGAGTGGCGGGTGCGGCTCTGTATTTTGATGATATGATGTGCGAATTTGCCAAGCAGACAGGTATGACCGTGTCTCATGAAGCATTTGATATCGCTTTCCGGATCAAGGGCAGTGAGCGGATCATCATGACCACCGACTGCAGCGGCCTTGCCCAGACCCAGACGGAATTTGACCATTATGTCCGGAAAATGAAGTTCATAAAGGCTGGAGACCAGGTGAGGATCGAGCACTATGACGGCAGAGTGGAGTGGCTGGATCCAAAGGATTATCAGGCAGTCAGGGAGATAGAACTGAGTTACATTGGTTCTGTTCAGAATATGGCAAAACATACCCGTGTGGACTGGTTTGATATCATGCGGATGACCAGCTTAAATCCTGCCCGGTATATTCATGTGGATGACAGGAAAGGCAGCATAGCACCCGGCAAAGACGGGGATCTTACAGTTGTGGATTCTGATTTAAACCTGGTCAGCGTATTCTGCCGGGGAAAGGAGATGCGGGATGGGGATGAAATGTGCTGTAAGTGA